From a single Erpetoichthys calabaricus chromosome 1, fErpCal1.3, whole genome shotgun sequence genomic region:
- the LOC114666276 gene encoding zinc finger protein ZFP2-like yields the protein MEQMCPAVKETAEMSHKCDEVTFKEHRNDEKKENLLLHRDLIFAVTTDQRSVDIKKEDCEWESIHLESHGIKEEEENSEWVSVSIKEESEPRSISSDMLENEIVSSIKEEVIKSEPFFQYVCPGEEVPQIGFTSSSHHTLEYQSVHLKSESLEPDIKIEEASCSSHSREDLQGSGFASPSSVIQNSLQRKPQQIVHDGNMKILKSGSEILIIDTLQDNSTPIVKLIRSDTTNIKEQVQNSNGEDLHVCEYLRETIKCRDECKDDQKSCKSRESYCCSVCGKQFFKNCHLQTHIRIHTGEKPYCCSECGKQFSVNSHLQTHKRIHSGEKPYCCSECGKQFSSSTNLQIHRRIHTGEKPYCCPECGKQYLQKGHLQHHLRIHTGEKPYCCSECGKRFTRNSSLQIHQRNHNGESPYCCSECGKRFTTNSNLKTHTRIHTKEKPHQCSECGKQFCSSSNLKIHTRNHTGEKPYCCSQCGKRFARNSRLHMHEKRHNGENPYCCSDCGKRFSTNGNLQVHKRIHTGEKPYCCDDCGKQFITSSHLQRHRRVHTGEKQNITSKNHFMTQE from the exons ATGGAGCAGATGTGCCCAGCTGTCAAGGAGACTGCAGAGATGAGCCATAAATGTGATGAGGTGACTTTTAAAGAACACAGAAATGATGAGAAAAAGGAAAATCTCTTGCTACACAGGGACCTCATTTTCGCTGTTACCACAGATCAAAGAAGTGTGGACATTAAGAAAGAAGATTGTGAATGGGAATCCATTCACCTGGAGAGTCATGGAattaaggaggaggaggagaatagtGAGTGGGTGTCAGTAAGCATTAAAGAAGAATCCGAGCCAAGATCGATTAGCTCAGacatgctggaaaatgaaattgtAAGCAGCATAAAGGAAGAAGTCATCAAATCAGAGCCTTTCTTTCAGTATGTGTGTCCAGGTGAAGAGGTGCCTCAAATAGGCTTTACATCAAGCAGTCACCATACCCTAGAGTATCAATCTGTTCATCTGAAGTCCGAATCTTTGGAGCCGGACATAAAGATTGAGGAAGCATCATGTTCTAGTCATTCTAGAGAAG ATTTACAGGGGAGTGGCTTTGCCTCACCATCGTCAGTTATTCAGAACTCTCTTCAGCGCAAACCACAGCAGATAGTGCATGATGGAAATATGAAGATACTGAAGTCTGGATCAGAAATTTTAATTATAGACACATTACAGGATAACTCTACCCCCATTGTAAAACTAATAAGGTCTGATACAACAAACATTAAAGAACAGGTGCAAAATTCAAATGGAGAAGATTTGCATGTCTGTGAATATTTGAGGGAAACTATTAAATGCAGAGATGAATGTAAAGATGATCAGAAGAGTTGTAAAAGTCGGGAGTCATATTGCTGTTCTgtttgtggaaaacaattcttcaagaATTGCCATCTTCAGACCCacataagaattcacactggCGAGAAACcgtactgctgttctgaatgtggaaaacaattttcaGTGAATAGCCATCTGCAGactcacaaaagaattcacagtggagagaagccatattgctgttctgaatgtggaaagcaATTCTCCAGCAGCACCAATCTTCAGATCCACAGAaggattcatactggagagaagccatattgttgtccTGAGTGTGGCAAACAATATTTGCAAAAAGGCCATCTTCAGCACCATTtaagaattcacactggtgaAAAGCcgtattgttgttctgaatgtggtaaacgattcaCCAGGAATAGCAGTCTTCAAATTCATCAAAGAAACCACAATGGTGAGAgtccatattgttgttctgaatgtggcaagcgattcACCACCAACAGCAATCTTAAAACCCATACAAGAATCCATACGAAGGAGAAGCCACAtcagtgttctgaatgtgggaaacaatttTGTAGCAGTAGTAATCTCAAGATCCACACAAGAAATCATACTggggagaagccgtattgctgttctcAGTGTGGAAAACGATTTGCCAGAAATAGCCGTCTTCATATGCATGAAAAAAGGCACAATGGTGAGAACCCGTATTGCTGTTCAGATTGTGGCAAACGATTCAGCACCAATGGAAATCTACAGgtacacaaaagaattcacacaggagagaaaccatactgctgtgaTGACTGTGGCAAGCAATTCATCACTAGTAGtcatcttcagaggcacagaagagttcacactggagagaagcaaaACATCACTTCAAAAAACCACTTCATGACTCAAGAGTGA